A stretch of the Clostridiales bacterium genome encodes the following:
- a CDS encoding sodium ion-translocating decarboxylase subunit beta: MFDSLLQLISESGFAGFFSNPDGWRNLVMIALACVLLYLGIKKQYEPLLMVGIAVGCLLANVSSVFMTSDGSLPDALYHQSLWDAFLDHSSPYYHDYGHILATGGLIDILYIGVKAGIYPCLIFMGIGAMTDFGPLISNPKSLLLGAAAQFGVFFAFFGANLLGFDAQQSASIGIIGGADGPTAILTTTKLAPELLGPIAVAAYSYMALIPMIQPPIMKALTTEKERSVKMTQLREVTKTEKILFPIIVTIFVVLLLPSTAPLIGCLMFGNLLKESGVTERLSDVAQNALMNIVTLFLGISVGATMVGSRFLQLDTIKIVVLGLIAFAFSTIGGLLVGKLMYKLSGGKINPLIGSAGVSAVPMAARVSQREGQKANPSNFLLMHAMGPNVAGVIGSAIAAGFLIKMFGG, translated from the coding sequence ATGTTTGATTCCCTTTTACAACTCATTTCCGAATCCGGATTCGCAGGATTTTTCTCCAATCCGGACGGATGGCGCAACCTGGTGATGATTGCCCTGGCATGCGTGCTGCTGTACCTGGGCATCAAAAAGCAGTATGAGCCCCTGCTGATGGTCGGCATCGCGGTCGGCTGCCTGCTGGCCAATGTCAGCTCTGTATTCATGACCTCCGATGGATCCCTGCCGGATGCCCTGTATCACCAGAGCCTTTGGGATGCGTTCCTGGACCATTCCTCGCCGTACTATCATGATTACGGCCATATCCTGGCAACCGGCGGCCTGATTGATATCCTGTATATCGGCGTCAAGGCCGGCATCTATCCCTGCCTGATCTTCATGGGCATCGGCGCGATGACTGACTTTGGTCCGCTGATTTCCAACCCGAAGAGCCTCCTGCTCGGCGCGGCCGCGCAGTTCGGCGTATTCTTTGCCTTCTTCGGCGCGAACCTGCTGGGCTTTGATGCGCAGCAGTCTGCTTCCATCGGCATCATCGGCGGCGCGGACGGCCCGACGGCGATCCTGACAACCACCAAGCTGGCCCCGGAACTGCTGGGCCCGATTGCCGTGGCTGCCTACAGCTACATGGCCCTGATCCCGATGATTCAGCCCCCGATTATGAAAGCGCTGACCACTGAGAAGGAGCGCAGCGTCAAGATGACGCAGCTGCGTGAAGTCACCAAGACGGAAAAGATCCTGTTCCCGATTATCGTGACGATCTTCGTTGTGCTGCTGCTGCCCTCCACTGCGCCCCTCATCGGATGCCTGATGTTCGGCAACCTGCTGAAGGAAAGCGGAGTCACCGAACGGCTGAGCGATGTGGCGCAGAATGCACTGATGAACATCGTGACCCTGTTCCTGGGCATCAGCGTCGGAGCGACAATGGTCGGCTCCCGCTTCCTGCAGCTTGATACCATCAAAATCGTTGTGCTGGGCCTGATCGCTTTCGCTTTCAGCACAATCGGCGGCCTGCTGGTCGGCAAGCTGATGTACAAGCTGAGCGGCGGCAAGATCAATCCGCTGATCGGTTCTGCGGGTGTTTCCGCTGTTCCGATGGCTGCCCGTGTTTCCCAGCGCGAAGGCCAGAAGGCCAATCCGTCCAATTTCCTGCTGATGCATGCCATGGGTCCGAATGTGGCAGGTGTTATCGGCAGCGCGATTGCAGCCGGATTCCTGATCAAGATGTTCGGCGGCTGA
- a CDS encoding YitT family protein, whose amino-acid sequence MSRLKNPAAQYAVIAAAAVLMAVNYYVFILPNQFAPSGLGGINTMIQYVFHFSVGYMTLILNIPLAIICWYRIDRSFVLKTLVSVAVFSGVLLLMQEGIIPAERFIYHTEDGKSTLLAPVAAGTVNGIIEAFSLQCGGSTGGMDYISALIHKRKPAYSMTHITFTINIVIAAVSYIVYDFRIEPVILCIIYALITTRMCDFIMKGGHEALRVEMITSHPDEITKRIVNELHHSATIIQAEGGYTHQGKTMLVSVIGKHQITDMTRILSEYPDTFACVSSVSDTVGNFNRKYP is encoded by the coding sequence GTGAGCAGACTGAAAAATCCGGCAGCCCAGTATGCCGTGATTGCTGCAGCCGCAGTTCTGATGGCCGTGAACTACTATGTTTTCATTCTCCCGAATCAGTTCGCCCCATCCGGCCTTGGCGGCATCAACACCATGATCCAGTATGTATTCCATTTCAGCGTCGGTTATATGACACTGATCCTGAATATTCCGCTGGCAATCATCTGCTGGTACCGGATTGACCGGTCCTTTGTTTTGAAAACCCTGGTGAGCGTTGCGGTTTTTTCCGGTGTACTCCTGCTGATGCAGGAGGGAATTATCCCGGCTGAACGTTTCATCTATCATACGGAGGATGGAAAAAGCACGCTGCTGGCTCCGGTGGCTGCCGGCACCGTAAACGGAATCATTGAGGCTTTTTCCCTTCAATGCGGCGGGAGCACCGGCGGTATGGATTATATATCCGCGCTGATCCATAAGCGGAAGCCAGCCTATTCCATGACCCATATCACCTTTACAATCAATATTGTCATTGCCGCTGTTTCCTATATCGTATATGATTTCCGGATTGAACCGGTCATCCTGTGCATCATTTACGCCCTGATCACCACACGGATGTGCGATTTTATCATGAAAGGCGGACATGAAGCCCTTCGGGTGGAAATGATTACATCCCATCCGGATGAAATCACGAAGCGGATAGTGAATGAGCTGCATCACAGCGCTACGATCATCCAGGCAGAGGGCGGATATACCCACCAGGGGAAAACCATGCTGGTAAGCGTAATCGGAAAGCACCAGATCACCGATATGACCCGGATCCTCAGTGAATACCCGGATACGTTCGCATGTGTATCCAGCGTAAGTGATACAGTCGGCAACTTCAACCGGAAATATCCATAA
- a CDS encoding ABC transporter ATP-binding protein — MSQHEENSRRSVKQTRGLLRRFISYYKPHRKLFAMDMGAALLVSAIGVVYPIITRTMLNTLIPERQYRMIVIFGLALLLLYFVKMMLNYFIQYQGHMMGVYMQARMRTDLFAHLETLPYSFFDNHETGKIMTRMTNDLFEVVELAHHGPENLIISFLSISFAFVYLSTINIWLTLIVFACVPFLLVISYSLRKKMRKAFRDSRTAIAEINASMESSISGIRVTKAFTNADKEKEKFEVGNGKFQVARKAAYSAMGRFHSGNTFVTDVFNVVVLIAGGLFLYNGQIRFGDYSAFIVSVNMFIGPVMTLINFMEQFENGITGFERFCEMMDEKPETDCPDAADAGVLEGHIEFRDVSYAYDEDKNVLRHVDLDIEKGKTFALVGPSGGGKTTICHLIPHFYDVMSGKILLDGKEIHSLTLESVRRNIGIVQQDIYLFNDSMKENIRYGKLDATDEEIILAAKRANIHDYIMSLPNGYDTNIGERGVRLSGGQKQRLSIARVFLKNPPILILDEATSALDNTTEILIQQALDELCKGRTTLVVAHRLSTIKNADEIAVVSDGKIVEQGTHEELMAKQGMYYDLYQLQFRANAGIV, encoded by the coding sequence ATGTCACAGCACGAAGAGAATTCCAGACGGAGTGTCAAACAAACCAGAGGGCTCCTCAGGCGTTTCATCTCCTATTACAAACCGCACAGGAAGCTGTTTGCCATGGATATGGGGGCTGCTTTGCTTGTTTCAGCCATCGGTGTGGTATATCCGATTATAACGCGGACCATGCTGAATACCCTGATCCCGGAACGTCAGTACAGGATGATTGTAATCTTCGGCCTGGCGCTTCTTCTGCTCTACTTTGTCAAAATGATGCTCAACTATTTTATCCAGTACCAGGGACATATGATGGGCGTATACATGCAGGCCCGGATGCGGACCGACCTGTTTGCGCATCTGGAAACGCTTCCCTATTCCTTTTTTGATAACCATGAAACCGGAAAAATTATGACCCGCATGACAAACGACCTTTTTGAGGTGGTTGAACTGGCCCATCACGGTCCGGAAAACCTGATCATCTCGTTCCTGAGTATTTCATTTGCTTTTGTGTACCTGAGCACAATCAATATCTGGCTGACCCTGATCGTGTTTGCCTGTGTTCCCTTCCTGCTGGTTATTTCCTACAGCCTGCGCAAAAAAATGCGGAAGGCTTTCCGGGATTCCCGTACAGCAATTGCGGAAATCAACGCCAGCATGGAAAGCTCCATATCCGGTATCCGGGTTACCAAGGCTTTTACCAACGCGGATAAAGAGAAGGAAAAGTTCGAAGTCGGAAACGGGAAATTCCAGGTTGCCCGCAAAGCGGCCTACAGTGCCATGGGCCGTTTCCACAGCGGCAACACTTTTGTGACCGATGTGTTCAATGTTGTAGTGCTGATCGCCGGCGGCCTGTTCCTGTATAATGGCCAGATCCGTTTCGGGGACTACTCTGCTTTCATTGTTTCCGTCAATATGTTCATCGGTCCGGTAATGACGCTGATCAACTTCATGGAACAGTTTGAGAACGGAATTACCGGTTTCGAGCGTTTCTGTGAAATGATGGATGAGAAACCGGAAACCGACTGCCCGGATGCTGCTGATGCCGGCGTCCTTGAAGGCCATATTGAGTTCCGGGATGTCAGCTATGCCTATGATGAAGACAAGAATGTCCTTCGCCACGTGGACCTGGATATTGAAAAAGGAAAAACCTTTGCACTGGTGGGGCCAAGCGGCGGCGGGAAAACGACCATCTGCCACCTGATTCCGCACTTTTATGACGTTATGAGCGGCAAAATCCTGCTGGACGGAAAGGAAATCCATTCCCTGACGCTGGAAAGCGTACGCCGGAATATCGGGATTGTCCAGCAGGATATCTATCTGTTCAATGACAGCATGAAGGAAAACATCCGCTATGGGAAGCTGGATGCAACGGATGAAGAAATCATTCTGGCGGCGAAACGCGCGAATATCCACGATTACATCATGTCACTTCCGAACGGATATGATACGAATATCGGCGAACGGGGGGTTCGTCTCTCCGGCGGGCAGAAACAGCGCCTTTCCATTGCCCGGGTTTTCCTGAAGAATCCGCCGATCCTGATTCTGGATGAAGCAACCAGCGCGCTGGACAATACCACAGAGATCCTGATCCAGCAGGCCCTGGATGAACTCTGCAAAGGCCGTACAACACTGGTGGTGGCCCATCGCCTTTCCACCATCAAGAATGCGGATGAAATTGCCGTGGTCAGTGACGGTAAAATTGTTGAGCAGGGTACCCATGAAGAACTGATGGCGAAGCAGGGCATGTATTATGACCTGTATCAGCTTCAGTTCCGTGCAAATGCAGGAATTGTATAA
- a CDS encoding methyltransferase domain-containing protein, giving the protein MNEQELINRWKQEESVAHIRGWDFSHIHGRYEEGENIPWDYDAIVRSFLKPDMKLMDYDTGGGEYLLSLRHPYENTAATEGYPPNVELCRKKLIPLGIDLRECADAAHIPFEDRSFDIVINRHGDFEPKELKRILKPGGMFIIQQVGDRNDRDLVEMVLPDTAVPFAGRNLKVQAKAFEDAGFEILHKDEAFMPIRFFDIGAFVWFARIIEWEFPGFSVDRCAENLLKMQDRIETDGVIEGTTHRYLIVARKPIN; this is encoded by the coding sequence ATGAATGAACAGGAACTGATTAATCGCTGGAAACAGGAAGAAAGCGTCGCGCACATTCGCGGATGGGATTTCTCCCATATCCACGGAAGATACGAAGAGGGGGAAAACATCCCCTGGGATTATGACGCTATCGTCCGGTCTTTCCTGAAGCCGGATATGAAGCTGATGGACTACGATACCGGCGGCGGCGAATACCTGCTTTCACTGCGGCATCCGTATGAAAACACCGCGGCGACGGAAGGATATCCGCCAAACGTGGAACTGTGCCGGAAAAAGCTTATCCCGCTTGGAATCGATTTGCGGGAATGCGCTGACGCGGCACATATCCCGTTTGAAGACAGGAGCTTTGATATCGTAATCAACCGTCACGGAGATTTTGAACCGAAGGAGCTGAAGCGGATCCTGAAGCCCGGCGGAATGTTCATCATCCAGCAGGTGGGTGACAGGAACGACCGGGACCTGGTTGAAATGGTGCTTCCCGATACCGCGGTGCCGTTCGCAGGACGGAACCTGAAGGTGCAGGCGAAGGCCTTTGAAGACGCGGGATTTGAGATCCTGCATAAGGACGAAGCGTTCATGCCGATCCGGTTCTTTGACATTGGTGCGTTTGTGTGGTTTGCACGGATCATCGAATGGGAGTTTCCCGGGTTCTCCGTCGACCGGTGCGCGGAAAACCTGCTGAAGATGCAGGATAGGATCGAAACGGACGGCGTGATCGAGGGAACGACTCACCGGTACCTGATCGTTGCAAGAAAACCGATTAATTGA
- the argF gene encoding ornithine carbamoyltransferase, producing the protein MFHLAKKDFLKLLDFSPEEITGLLDLAADLKQKKKAGIPHAAFPGKNVALIFEKTSTRTRCAFEVAAYDLGMNCTYLDPSGSQIGKKESIADTARVLGRMYDGIEYRGYGQEIVDGLAKYSGVPVWNGLTNEFHPTQILADFLTIREHFGSLSGIKLVYMGDARYNMGNSLMVGCAKMGMHFVACAPSAYFPDSKLIEECRKIAAETGAVLEFEEDIDKAVAGAHVIYTDVWVSMGEPDQVWETRINDLLPYRVTADVMRKARPDAVFMHCLPSFHDLNTTIGRNIFEKFGLDCMEVTDEVFESPQSIVFDEAENRMHTIKAVMAATL; encoded by the coding sequence ATGTTTCACCTGGCAAAAAAAGATTTCCTGAAACTCCTTGATTTTTCTCCGGAAGAAATCACCGGTCTTCTGGATCTGGCCGCTGATCTGAAGCAGAAGAAAAAAGCCGGCATACCGCATGCGGCTTTTCCCGGCAAGAACGTGGCCCTGATATTTGAAAAAACAAGTACACGTACCCGCTGTGCGTTTGAGGTCGCTGCTTATGACCTGGGGATGAACTGTACCTATCTGGATCCTTCCGGCAGCCAGATCGGCAAAAAGGAAAGCATCGCCGACACGGCCCGTGTTCTCGGCCGTATGTATGACGGCATTGAATACCGCGGCTACGGTCAGGAAATCGTGGATGGCCTGGCGAAGTATTCCGGTGTCCCTGTCTGGAACGGCCTGACCAATGAGTTCCATCCCACTCAGATCCTGGCCGATTTCCTCACGATCCGTGAACATTTCGGCTCCCTTTCCGGTATCAAACTCGTATATATGGGGGATGCCCGTTACAACATGGGCAATTCCCTGATGGTCGGCTGTGCCAAAATGGGCATGCATTTTGTTGCCTGCGCGCCTTCAGCCTATTTCCCGGATTCGAAGTTGATCGAAGAATGCCGGAAAATCGCTGCTGAAACCGGTGCAGTGCTCGAGTTTGAAGAGGATATTGACAAGGCAGTTGCCGGCGCGCATGTCATATATACCGATGTCTGGGTTTCCATGGGTGAACCGGACCAGGTATGGGAGACCCGGATCAACGACCTGCTCCCCTATCGGGTGACTGCAGATGTGATGCGGAAAGCCCGTCCGGATGCTGTGTTTATGCACTGTCTTCCTTCCTTCCATGACCTGAATACAACAATCGGCAGGAACATCTTTGAGAAGTTCGGTCTGGATTGTATGGAAGTAACGGACGAAGTTTTCGAAAGCCCGCAGTCCATTGTCTTTGATGAAGCGGAAAACCGCATGCATACCATCAAAGCGGTCATGGCAGCTACGCTGTAA
- a CDS encoding helix-turn-helix transcriptional regulator produces MKQDERKDYASRNMAGVAYGEMIRNSRRKKGMSQEELGALAHVGKNAVGAWEAGRSRPDLSSVPVICENLGISINDFFGIPEAADQQKGKQIPDETVRLFTDRYSQLNEYHRQVILREMDVLIDMQDNKPVSARKLVQIYRNDLSACAGPSWGIGDESGEPVWLYEDSVTSRADEIIRVSGDSMEPRYHDGDQVLVQHTSNIRPGEIGIFVTGDMGYIKEFRKEGLRSLNPEYPLMRFSDMDEVRCIGRVIGTMRKDMYASIADIEHFTTAGMRG; encoded by the coding sequence ATGAAGCAGGACGAAAGAAAGGATTATGCTTCCCGTAACATGGCCGGTGTTGCTTACGGGGAAATGATCCGGAACAGCCGCAGGAAGAAAGGTATGAGCCAGGAAGAGCTCGGAGCCCTGGCGCATGTCGGGAAGAACGCCGTCGGTGCCTGGGAGGCCGGAAGAAGCCGTCCGGATCTGAGCAGTGTTCCCGTGATCTGTGAAAACCTCGGGATATCGATCAACGACTTTTTCGGCATCCCGGAAGCAGCAGACCAGCAAAAGGGAAAACAGATTCCGGATGAAACGGTCCGCCTGTTTACAGACCGATACTCACAGCTGAATGAGTATCACCGGCAGGTGATCCTGCGGGAGATGGATGTACTGATTGACATGCAGGATAATAAACCCGTTTCCGCCCGCAAACTGGTGCAGATATACCGGAATGACCTGTCTGCATGTGCCGGTCCCAGCTGGGGAATCGGGGACGAATCCGGAGAACCGGTTTGGCTGTATGAGGACAGCGTAACATCCCGGGCTGACGAAATCATCCGAGTCAGCGGTGACAGTATGGAACCCCGTTATCATGACGGAGATCAGGTGCTGGTACAGCATACATCGAATATTCGCCCCGGTGAGATCGGCATTTTTGTTACCGGAGATATGGGATACATCAAGGAATTCCGGAAAGAAGGCCTCCGGAGCCTGAATCCGGAATACCCGCTGATGCGGTTTTCGGATATGGACGAAGTACGATGCATCGGGCGGGTCATCGGAACCATGCGGAAGGATATGTACGCGAGTATTGCGGATATTGAACACTTTACGACAGCAGGTATGAGAGGATGA
- a CDS encoding helix-turn-helix domain-containing protein, with product MNSRTPRNRRRRLLILHYMISFARDEGRQPSVREIGEAAGLMSTSTTAGYLNRMVNEGLLERNDSARRNYCVTENGAAMIMGRRAG from the coding sequence ATGAACAGCCGTACACCCAGAAACAGACGCAGACGTTTACTGATCCTGCACTACATGATTTCATTTGCACGGGATGAAGGCAGACAGCCTTCCGTCCGGGAGATCGGAGAAGCTGCCGGGCTGATGAGTACTTCGACAACTGCCGGATACCTGAACAGGATGGTCAACGAAGGACTGCTCGAACGGAACGACAGTGCAAGAAGAAATTACTGCGTAACAGAAAACGGCGCCGCCATGATTATGGGACGCCGCGCAGGATAA
- a CDS encoding DnaJ domain-containing protein — protein MNDPFAVLGVSSSATEDEIKSAYRRLAKKYHPDLNPGDKAAEQKMKEINEAYTQALQIKKNGGTWNPYGSSGSSGSSGNPFGGSWGPYGNPFGSQSGSYGSRTEYRDSYTGQSGASGNPFGDYGFDPFSAFFGGRSGSAGPRARSYANPDLDEIAHVLRSGRYSEAEQLLNRIPSHDADWHALYARAEIALGNRISALDHARAAVRMSPGDPEYQQLLSEIESGSRAYRRTRSGGGYDFQSLICQNPCITCFAVNMLINCCCGRAFWC, from the coding sequence ATGAATGACCCTTTTGCCGTACTGGGTGTCTCTTCATCTGCCACGGAAGATGAAATCAAGTCTGCATACCGCAGGCTGGCCAAAAAGTATCATCCGGACCTGAATCCCGGTGACAAAGCTGCCGAACAGAAAATGAAGGAAATCAATGAGGCGTATACACAGGCACTCCAGATCAAAAAGAACGGCGGAACCTGGAATCCCTACGGCAGCTCCGGTTCCTCCGGCTCTTCCGGCAATCCTTTCGGCGGATCGTGGGGTCCCTATGGCAATCCTTTCGGAAGCCAGTCCGGTTCCTATGGCAGCCGCACTGAATACCGGGATTCGTATACCGGTCAGAGCGGGGCTTCCGGAAATCCATTTGGGGACTATGGCTTCGATCCATTCTCTGCGTTTTTCGGAGGACGTTCCGGTTCTGCAGGCCCGCGGGCAAGATCCTATGCCAATCCGGATCTGGATGAGATTGCACATGTACTTCGCTCCGGCCGTTATTCCGAAGCAGAGCAGCTGCTCAACCGAATTCCTTCCCATGATGCAGACTGGCATGCGCTTTATGCCCGTGCGGAAATCGCGCTTGGCAACCGGATTTCCGCACTGGATCACGCCAGGGCTGCGGTTCGGATGTCACCGGGCGATCCCGAATACCAGCAGCTACTCTCTGAAATAGAGAGCGGCAGCCGCGCCTACCGGCGCACACGTTCCGGCGGCGGATATGATTTTCAGTCCCTCATTTGCCAGAATCCATGCATCACATGCTTCGCGGTAAACATGCTCATTAACTGCTGCTGCGGCCGTGCTTTCTGGTGCTGA
- the dnaK gene encoding molecular chaperone DnaK, protein MSVLIGIDLGTTNSCVSFMENGRAVIIPNAEGGRTTPSVVAFSRNGERLVGMPAKRQAVTNASRTFSSVKREMGSDRRYHVDGKPYAPQEISAMILRKLKADAEAYIGEPVSDAVITVPAYFSDTQRQATRDAGVIAGLNVRRIINEPTSAALAYGFDKGQPCKIMVFDLGGGTFDVSILDINRDTIEVLATAGNNHLGGDDFDQCLVGYLLDLFRREHKIDLSKDVMAMQRLTEAAEKAKIDLSSAQEALISLPFLAQDSSGPLHLETTVTRSRFNELTSHLVSAVKGPVIQALDDAGLKASDLSRVLLVGGSTRIPAVQDAVRSLTGKEPSRDINPDECVAMGACLQGGVLTGTINSIVLIDVTPLSLGIETLGDVFAKIIDRNTPLPCQHSQVFTTAANFQTSVEINVLQGEREMASGNKSLGRFRLEGIRRALRGIPQIEVTFSIDTNGIVHVSARDLATGSSQNITISGSGNMSREEIDRAIRDADRYAEEDRQRRETRQAESRPPKDSGSSGAGDDGAYEV, encoded by the coding sequence ATGTCCGTATTGATTGGTATTGACCTTGGCACAACCAATTCATGTGTCAGCTTTATGGAAAACGGCCGGGCTGTGATCATTCCCAATGCGGAAGGCGGCCGGACGACGCCGTCGGTGGTCGCGTTTTCCAGAAACGGTGAGCGTCTGGTCGGTATGCCGGCCAAGCGCCAGGCCGTGACAAATGCTTCCCGTACTTTCTCATCTGTCAAGCGGGAAATGGGATCGGACAGGCGCTATCATGTAGACGGAAAACCATATGCCCCGCAGGAAATATCCGCCATGATTCTCCGAAAGCTGAAAGCCGATGCGGAGGCATATATCGGTGAACCGGTTTCCGATGCAGTCATCACGGTTCCGGCCTATTTCTCCGATACACAGCGCCAGGCGACGCGTGACGCGGGTGTGATTGCAGGCCTGAATGTCCGGCGCATCATCAATGAACCAACCTCGGCCGCCCTTGCCTATGGTTTTGACAAAGGTCAGCCCTGCAAAATCATGGTGTTTGACTTGGGAGGCGGCACATTTGATGTCAGCATCCTGGACATCAACCGCGATACCATCGAAGTACTGGCCACGGCCGGAAACAACCATCTTGGCGGTGATGATTTTGACCAGTGCCTCGTCGGTTATCTGCTGGATCTGTTTCGCCGGGAGCATAAAATCGACCTGTCAAAGGATGTAATGGCCATGCAGCGGCTGACAGAAGCTGCAGAAAAGGCAAAGATCGATTTGTCTTCCGCGCAGGAAGCATTAATCAGCCTTCCGTTCCTTGCGCAGGATTCCTCCGGTCCGCTTCACCTGGAAACAACGGTAACCCGTTCCCGTTTCAATGAGCTGACCTCCCACCTGGTATCTGCTGTCAAAGGTCCGGTCATTCAGGCGCTGGATGATGCCGGACTGAAGGCATCGGATCTGAGCCGTGTTTTGCTGGTCGGTGGTTCCACCCGGATTCCTGCTGTCCAGGATGCTGTAAGGTCATTGACCGGTAAAGAACCTTCCCGGGATATCAACCCGGATGAATGTGTGGCAATGGGTGCCTGTCTGCAGGGCGGCGTCCTGACCGGTACGATCAATTCCATTGTGCTGATTGATGTTACGCCCCTTTCCCTCGGAATTGAAACCCTCGGAGATGTTTTTGCGAAGATCATCGACCGCAACACACCGCTTCCCTGCCAGCATTCCCAGGTATTCACTACCGCAGCCAATTTCCAGACCAGCGTGGAAATCAATGTCCTGCAGGGGGAACGGGAAATGGCTTCCGGTAACAAATCACTCGGGCGTTTCCGCCTGGAAGGGATCCGGCGGGCACTCCGCGGTATCCCGCAGATCGAAGTGACTTTCTCCATTGATACAAACGGAATTGTCCATGTATCTGCCCGGGATCTGGCCACCGGCAGTTCGCAGAATATCACGATATCCGGTTCCGGAAACATGTCCCGGGAAGAAATTGACCGCGCAATCCGGGATGCCGACCGTTATGCCGAAGAGGACCGGCAGCGCCGTGAAACCCGGCAGGCCGAATCCCGTCCTCCGAAGGATTCCGGCAGTTCCGGCGCCGGAGACGACGGTGCGTATGAAGTGTAA
- a CDS encoding aminopeptidase, producing the protein MERPNAWKTYKKTDLKKVEQTASEYRRFLDNGKTEREFAREAVEMLEKAGYISLKSVIEAGKKLKPGDKVYVNQMGKAVLVFLIGKKPLETGMNIVGAHIDSPRLDLKQNPLYEDNDFALADTHYYGGVKKYQWVARELALHGVVAKKDGTVTEIRIGEKEDDPVVGITDLLIHLSQEQMKKTLGEAINGEKLDIMIGGKPLAEAEKEPVKAGLLKILKDEYNIEEEDFLSAEIEAVPAGKARDFGLDRSMIMGYGHDDRVCAFAELAAILSIKGIPECTCCGMLVDKEEIGSVGATGMQAKYFENAVAEILNLNGETSSIALRRTLQNSRMLSCDVSAGYDPLYGDAFEKKNAAFLGRGVCYNKYTGSRGKGGSNDANAEFIAKLRKIMDDNKVCFQTAELGRVDLGGGGTIAYICALYGMEVIDSGVAVLNMHAPMEIISKADLYEAVKAYRAFMLNA; encoded by the coding sequence ATGGAAAGACCCAATGCCTGGAAAACATATAAAAAAACCGACCTGAAAAAGGTGGAGCAGACTGCATCCGAATACCGCCGTTTCCTGGACAACGGAAAGACGGAACGTGAATTTGCCCGGGAAGCCGTTGAAATGCTGGAAAAGGCCGGATACATATCCCTGAAAAGCGTTATTGAAGCCGGAAAAAAGCTGAAGCCCGGCGATAAGGTTTATGTGAACCAGATGGGGAAAGCCGTGCTGGTTTTCCTGATCGGCAAAAAGCCGCTGGAAACCGGCATGAACATTGTGGGTGCGCATATTGATTCGCCCCGCCTGGACCTGAAACAGAATCCCCTGTATGAAGACAATGATTTTGCCCTCGCCGATACACATTACTACGGCGGCGTGAAGAAATACCAGTGGGTGGCGCGTGAACTGGCCCTCCATGGAGTGGTCGCCAAAAAGGATGGTACGGTAACGGAAATCCGTATCGGTGAAAAGGAAGACGACCCGGTCGTCGGCATTACCGACCTGCTGATCCACCTGAGCCAGGAACAGATGAAGAAAACCCTGGGCGAAGCCATCAACGGTGAAAAACTGGATATCATGATCGGGGGAAAACCCCTTGCTGAAGCGGAAAAGGAACCGGTAAAAGCCGGACTCCTGAAAATCCTGAAGGATGAATATAACATTGAGGAAGAAGATTTCCTGAGCGCTGAGATTGAGGCAGTTCCGGCCGGAAAGGCCCGGGATTTCGGCCTGGACCGGAGTATGATTATGGGGTACGGCCATGACGACCGTGTCTGCGCGTTTGCCGAACTTGCTGCAATTCTGTCCATCAAGGGGATTCCGGAATGTACGTGCTGCGGGATGCTGGTGGACAAAGAAGAAATCGGCAGCGTCGGAGCTACCGGAATGCAGGCGAAATATTTCGAAAACGCGGTGGCTGAAATCCTGAACCTGAACGGTGAGACAAGCAGCATCGCCCTTCGCAGGACCCTTCAGAACAGCCGTATGCTGAGCTGCGATGTGAGCGCAGGATATGATCCGCTTTACGGCGATGCATTTGAAAAGAAAAACGCCGCTTTCCTGGGACGCGGCGTATGCTACAACAAATATACCGGATCACGCGGAAAGGGCGGATCCAACGACGCAAACGCTGAGTTTATCGCAAAACTCCGGAAGATCATGGATGACAACAAGGTTTGTTTCCAGACTGCAGAGCTGGGACGGGTAGACCTCGGCGGCGGCGGAACCATTGCCTATATCTGCGCACTGTACGGAATGGAAGTAATTGACAGCGGTGTTGCAGTACTGAATATGCATGCACCGATGGAAATCATCTCCAAGGCAGATCTTTATGAAGCAGTGAAAGCTTACAGGGCTTTCATGCTCAATGCCTGA